The genomic region GTTCCGCGGTCACGACGTGCTGCTGACCGTCGATCTCGGCGGTGACACCGAACCCGTCACGGTCCGCCAGCACAGCGTCGCCCCGCCATCGGTTGACGCCAAGGTCCGCATCCATGTCAACGGTGCCGCAGTCGTGTTCGGCGACGACCAACCGTGATGATGTTCGACCGGCTCGTCGAGCATCTCGCGTCATTCGGCGATCAGATCGCGGTGTTCACCGATGAGGCCCACACCCACGACGGGAAGCTCACCTACGCCGAACTCGCGGACCGGGTCGCCGCGCGAACGGCCGAACTCGGCCGTCGACGCCGGCTGCTCGTGCTCGAGACCCGCAACGATCTGTCCACGCTCATCACCTATCTGGCCGCACTCGCGGGCAGGCATGTGGTGCTGCCGATTCCGGCCGACGGTGATGTGACGGCGGTGGTCGACGCATACGATCCCGACACCATCGTGGCCGATGGCACCGTCGAGTACCGCCACCGTCCGCGGCATGACCTCCATCCCGATCTGGCGCTGCTGCTGTCGACATCGGGCAGTACGGGCTCACCGAAGCTGGTGCGGCTGTCGCGCGACAACCTGAACGCCAACGCCGAGGCGATCGCCACCTACCTCGACATCGGCGCAGGCGATCGGGCGATGACAACGCTGCCGATGTCGTACTGCTACGGCCTGTCGGTGATCCACAGCCACCTCCTTCGCGGCGCCGGGCTGATCCTCAGCGAGCACTCGGTCGTGGACGACGGGTTCTGGGATCTGTTGCAACGCCATGCCGCAACGTCGTTCGCGGGTGTGCCACACACCTTCGACCTGCTCGAACGGATCGGCTTCGAGGACATGACGCTGCCGCATCTGCGCTACGTCACACAAGCCGGTGGCCGGTTGGCACCCGATCTGGTCCGCCGATACACCGCGCTCGGCCAGGCCAGGGGCTGGCAGCTGTTCGTCATGTACGGGGCGACCGAGGCCACCGCGCGGATGGCTTATCTGCCACCGGAACTCGCCCATGATCGCCCCGGTTCGATCGGCATCCCGATCCCCGGTGGATCGTTCTCCATCGAGCCGATCGACGGTATGGCCGATGACGTCGGCGAACTCATCTATCGGGGTCCCAACGTCATGCTGGGCTACGCACACGAAACGGCCGATCTGGCCATGGGCCGCACCGTCGAGGAACTTCGCACCGGCGATATCGCCCGCGCGGGCGCAGACGGAGTCTACGAAGTGGTCGGGCGCAGCAGCCGTTTCGTGAAGCTGTACGGGCTGAGGATCGACCTGCAGCGAGTCGAGTCGGCGCTGCAGGCCGCAGGCATCGAGGCCATCTGCACCGACGGCGACGGCCTGCTGCTGGTCGCCGCGGTGCGGCAGATGGACACGGCCGCGGTGCGGCCCACGTGCACGGCGGCGGTGCGGGCCCGCGGCGACGTGGCGCAGCTGGCCGCCGACGCGTCCGGTCTGCCGCGCGCCGCCATCCGCGTCGTCGACGTCGACGAGGTGCCGCGGCTGTCCTCCGGCAAGCCGGACTACCCACGGTTAGCCGAACTCGCCGCCGACCGCGCAGCACCCGATGCACAGCGATTGGACCTGCGCGGTCTGTTCGCCGACGTGCTGCAGATCGATGAG from Mycolicibacterium sp. YH-1 harbors:
- a CDS encoding AMP-binding protein; its protein translation is MMFDRLVEHLASFGDQIAVFTDEAHTHDGKLTYAELADRVAARTAELGRRRRLLVLETRNDLSTLITYLAALAGRHVVLPIPADGDVTAVVDAYDPDTIVADGTVEYRHRPRHDLHPDLALLLSTSGSTGSPKLVRLSRDNLNANAEAIATYLDIGAGDRAMTTLPMSYCYGLSVIHSHLLRGAGLILSEHSVVDDGFWDLLQRHAATSFAGVPHTFDLLERIGFEDMTLPHLRYVTQAGGRLAPDLVRRYTALGQARGWQLFVMYGATEATARMAYLPPELAHDRPGSIGIPIPGGSFSIEPIDGMADDVGELIYRGPNVMLGYAHETADLAMGRTVEELRTGDIARAGADGVYEVVGRSSRFVKLYGLRIDLQRVESALQAAGIEAICTDGDGLLLVAAVRQMDTAAVRPTCTAAVRARGDVAQLAADASGLPRAAIRVVDVDEVPRLSSGKPDYPRLAELAADRAAPDAQRLDLRGLFADVLQIDEASIDPGQSFVDLGGNSLSYVAMSVRLERALGHLPSDWQRISLRDLQTTTRPRRWWGATLETSVALRAAAIILVVISHAELYTVWGGAHILLGIAGYNFGRFCLTPLPRGDRTRHLRNTIAWIAVPAIIWVAVALIITNDYTASNLLLANKFLGPADSMTAGRLWFVEIVVWTLVALALVCCTPIFDRAERRWPFGIALAFLGLGLALRWDVFGFGLGRDAWFTVLAFWFFAVGWAAAKSTTAWQRAAVTLILAIGIVGYFGNPDREALVFVGLALLIWLPAIRCPSAFTVAAGIIAEASLFIYLTHYQVYPLFGDHKVLGVTASVIVGVLLTQLVTLVRTWNRRRTRGRSDVRRGLALGDEPLLDQGRGDDTVGPDQAPGDHAPPARRGR